Proteins from a genomic interval of Pseudanabaena yagii GIHE-NHR1:
- a CDS encoding WD40 repeat domain-containing protein, translating to MTLPSELAEILTKILHDAAKILDRSLKELVNAQQSLSLNNEIFLIPKDIVTDPRYLKVTERSSPKFSKIMLELLGEWQASYIAERNDEIKSILDNRMPSNFSRKISDRILMENYQKHRLLVLFSPLKISSSCVDSLRENLEIELIEDLKMFLDVNYHLESDECPIEFYSDYFYNPINSNDIQQLQSILNCLPTLLLHTSISDYKAYFHLDFWLPYSSYILNFTLPVWYWEDALGILESANKKGREALRIIRQIVIFIQELLTTFISDWYYLHLNSNYSPKLLQSEKIFNLRYFDLSLIAPYLDIIKSTQQQQNLKQDNLLKIFSNQHKNDNKKLLQKIKEWSLSTVLTSHSGCVYDLAFNSDRSILMSGGSDSVVRLWHPSTGKPSLNLKGHMGDIFAVAVSNNDRYFASSGSDCKVLVWSLDKLQEPIAFNEHSAYVSSLAFCPDNRFLASGSYDKSIRIWDLWSNKTFRVFSEHSSYVTALAFDQKGDFLASGSYDCTIRIWKLWTTKSHITLSGHSDYVTCVAFHPNNNLLASGSRDSTIKLWRPDTGAMISTLKGHTSGINSLTFSPNGEILVSGSSDRTIRIWNVKTAEEIGILAVGVHPILCVHFSKDGKQLAAGSCWTDNIKIWNCH from the coding sequence ATGACGCTGCCATCGGAATTAGCGGAGATTTTGACAAAGATATTACATGATGCAGCAAAGATATTAGATAGAAGCCTCAAGGAGCTTGTTAATGCACAACAATCCTTAAGCCTAAATAATGAGATTTTTTTAATTCCCAAAGATATCGTAACTGATCCACGTTATTTAAAAGTAACTGAGAGGAGCAGTCCTAAGTTTAGCAAAATCATGCTGGAGTTATTGGGTGAATGGCAAGCCTCATATATAGCTGAGAGGAATGATGAGATAAAGTCAATTTTAGATAATAGGATGCCGTCTAATTTTAGCCGTAAGATTAGCGATCGCATCCTAATGGAGAACTATCAAAAACATCGCCTATTAGTTTTATTTTCACCTCTTAAAATTAGTTCGAGTTGTGTTGACTCTTTGAGGGAAAACCTTGAGATTGAACTAATTGAAGATTTAAAGATGTTCCTAGATGTTAACTATCATCTTGAAAGTGATGAATGTCCAATTGAATTTTATAGCGATTATTTCTATAACCCTATTAACAGTAATGACATCCAACAATTACAATCAATTCTAAATTGTTTGCCTACTCTGCTTTTACATACTAGTATTAGCGATTACAAAGCTTATTTTCATCTTGATTTTTGGCTTCCCTATAGTAGCTATATTCTTAACTTCACATTGCCTGTATGGTATTGGGAAGATGCTTTAGGAATTTTAGAGTCTGCCAACAAGAAGGGAAGAGAAGCTCTGCGGATTATTCGACAAATCGTTATCTTTATTCAAGAGCTTTTAACTACTTTTATTTCTGATTGGTATTATCTACACTTAAATTCTAATTATTCACCAAAATTATTACAATCAGAGAAAATATTTAATTTGCGTTATTTTGACCTCAGTTTAATTGCTCCATACCTTGATATTATTAAATCAACGCAACAACAGCAAAATCTCAAACAAGATAATCTTCTTAAAATATTTTCTAATCAACATAAAAATGATAATAAGAAATTATTGCAGAAGATTAAAGAATGGTCTTTAAGTACTGTTCTTACTAGCCATTCTGGTTGTGTATATGATCTTGCTTTTAATAGTGATCGCAGTATTTTAATGAGTGGTGGCAGTGATAGTGTCGTCCGCCTTTGGCATCCAAGTACGGGTAAACCTAGCCTCAATTTAAAAGGGCATATGGGTGATATTTTTGCTGTGGCGGTGAGTAATAATGATCGATATTTTGCTAGTAGTGGTAGTGACTGTAAAGTTCTAGTTTGGAGTCTGGATAAACTACAAGAACCTATTGCTTTTAATGAACATTCTGCATATGTTAGTTCTCTTGCTTTTTGCCCTGACAATCGGTTTTTAGCAAGTGGTAGCTACGATAAATCAATCCGTATTTGGGATTTATGGTCAAATAAAACATTTCGTGTTTTCAGTGAGCATTCATCCTATGTAACTGCTCTTGCCTTTGATCAAAAAGGTGATTTCCTCGCTAGTGGTAGTTATGATTGCACAATTCGGATATGGAAACTTTGGACAACTAAATCGCATATCACGCTTTCAGGTCATAGTGATTACGTCACCTGCGTTGCTTTCCATCCAAATAATAATTTGCTGGCTAGTGGAAGTCGCGACAGTACTATTAAGCTATGGCGACCCGATACAGGTGCAATGATTTCAACGCTCAAAGGACATACATCGGGGATTAACTCTCTTACCTTTAGCCCGAATGGAGAAATTTTAGTGAGTGGAAGTAGCGATCGCACAATTAGAATATGGAATGTAAAAACAGCCGAGGAAATAGGTATTCTGGCTGTGGGAGTGCACCCGATTCTCTGTGTGCATTTCTCTAAAGATGGTAAGCAGTTAGCCGCAGGAAGTTGCTGGACTGACAATATCAAGATTTGGAACTGTCACTAA
- the purC gene encoding phosphoribosylaminoimidazolesuccinocarboxamide synthase, protein MSGTKLYEGKAKILFTTDDPDILLSRYKDDATAFNALKKGTIANKGEMNCAIASHIFQYLETKGIATHFIQQISPNEMQVAAVKILPIEVVVRNIAAGSICKRLGLEQGQPLKQPLVEFFYKNDELGDPLITDAHVAMLDLATPEQVEELKQLALSINQHLQAFFDQCNLILVDFKVEIGVNSSGKMLLADEISPDTCRLWDKAIADPTARILDKDRFRQDLGNVAEAYQEVLKRVLAV, encoded by the coding sequence ATGAGTGGAACTAAGCTCTACGAAGGCAAAGCCAAAATTTTATTTACGACAGATGATCCTGATATTTTACTGTCACGTTATAAAGATGATGCAACTGCCTTCAATGCTCTAAAAAAAGGGACGATCGCGAATAAAGGAGAAATGAACTGCGCGATCGCTTCTCATATTTTTCAGTATTTGGAGACTAAAGGCATTGCCACTCATTTCATTCAACAGATCTCACCCAACGAAATGCAGGTTGCTGCCGTTAAGATTTTGCCCATCGAAGTGGTGGTACGCAATATTGCCGCAGGTAGTATTTGTAAACGACTTGGTCTAGAGCAAGGTCAGCCTCTAAAGCAACCCCTAGTCGAATTTTTCTATAAAAATGATGAACTTGGTGATCCCCTAATTACAGATGCCCACGTTGCAATGCTAGATCTCGCCACTCCTGAACAAGTAGAAGAACTCAAGCAACTTGCTCTCAGTATCAATCAACACCTCCAAGCATTTTTTGACCAATGTAATCTGATCCTCGTTGATTTCAAAGTTGAAATTGGGGTTAACTCCAGTGGCAAAATGCTCCTAGCCGATGAAATTAGTCCCGATACCTGTCGGCTTTGGGACAAGGCGATCGCTGATCCTACCGCCCGCATTTTGGATAAAGATCGCTTTCGTCAAGATCTCGGTAACGTTGCAGAAGCTTATCAAGAAGTGCTCAAGCGGGTATTAGCCGTTTAG
- a CDS encoding BamA/TamA family outer membrane protein, protein MRINLLVFTAIAASSTLLANPLLAKAAPAKQEIAQAPTPQPTAPATPTPSPQPTTPATPKPTETPSSPTFTLPSNTPAPAPAAEVQVLVGEVAIKTPEGQAPLPPELQQRVYDAIATKPGRTVTKSQLQSDINAIFATGFFSNVQAEPEDTDIGVRVTFFVLPNPVLKSVNTEGTKVLEAGVIDRIFGSQIGKVTNLKDVQTGVKELEKYYQDKGYVLAQVVDIKATPEGNINLVVSEGVIEDIKVAFINEDGKTVDKDGKPVPGNTRDFIITRELTIKEGEIFNKNTVQSDLQKVFALGLFEDLNIGLAPGTDPRKVIVTVNVKERNTGSIAAGAGISSSTGLFGTVSFQQQNLGGNNQKLGLDVQVGERELLFDLNFTDPWLAGDPNRTSFTANIFNRRLFSYVFDSPVGIGANNDTPRINRLGTGFSFSRPLGAGTTASLGLRYERVSITDSNNAIATTDSLGNPLTTSGTGQDDLLLLQFAYANDQRDNPIKPSSGSVFRIATEQSIPVGLGSIFLNRVRASYSYFFPVKLLNFSEGTQALAFNIQAGTVIGTLPPYEAFQLGGSNSVRGWDEGKIGSGRSFGIFSAEYRFPVFNIVGGVLFFDYGTDLGSASAVPGNPAGARNKPGSGAGYGIGVRVQSPLGAIRVDYGLSSNGGTQFSFGLGEKF, encoded by the coding sequence ATGCGTATAAACTTGCTCGTATTCACAGCCATTGCCGCATCCAGCACATTACTCGCTAATCCCCTGCTGGCAAAGGCTGCCCCTGCAAAGCAAGAGATTGCTCAAGCACCGACCCCGCAGCCCACTGCTCCCGCTACACCTACCCCATCTCCGCAGCCTACAACTCCCGCTACACCTAAACCGACTGAGACTCCAAGCTCTCCCACCTTTACCTTGCCATCTAACACTCCTGCCCCAGCACCTGCGGCTGAGGTACAAGTATTAGTCGGAGAAGTGGCAATTAAGACCCCAGAAGGTCAGGCTCCTTTGCCTCCTGAACTTCAGCAAAGAGTTTATGATGCGATCGCGACAAAACCTGGTCGTACTGTTACTAAGTCGCAACTCCAGTCAGACATCAATGCCATATTTGCCACAGGTTTCTTCTCAAATGTGCAAGCTGAGCCAGAAGATACGGATATCGGTGTACGTGTCACCTTCTTTGTATTGCCAAATCCTGTGCTCAAATCCGTTAATACTGAAGGGACAAAGGTATTAGAAGCAGGCGTAATTGATCGCATCTTTGGTTCACAGATTGGTAAGGTCACAAACCTCAAGGATGTTCAAACAGGTGTCAAGGAACTCGAAAAGTATTATCAAGACAAAGGCTATGTCCTAGCGCAGGTCGTTGATATCAAGGCAACTCCTGAAGGCAATATTAATCTCGTCGTATCCGAAGGGGTGATCGAAGATATCAAGGTTGCCTTTATCAATGAGGATGGTAAAACCGTAGATAAAGACGGTAAACCTGTACCTGGCAATACCCGTGATTTCATCATTACCCGTGAGCTAACGATTAAAGAAGGTGAGATTTTTAATAAAAACACCGTTCAGAGTGACCTCCAAAAGGTATTTGCCCTCGGACTGTTTGAAGATCTCAATATTGGGCTTGCCCCAGGGACTGATCCACGCAAGGTTATCGTGACTGTCAATGTCAAAGAACGCAATACAGGCTCGATCGCCGCAGGTGCAGGTATTAGTTCATCGACAGGTCTATTTGGTACGGTCAGTTTCCAGCAGCAAAACCTTGGCGGTAATAACCAAAAGCTTGGTTTAGACGTGCAAGTCGGTGAACGGGAATTGTTATTTGACCTGAACTTCACCGATCCTTGGCTAGCAGGCGATCCAAATCGGACTTCATTTACGGCAAACATCTTTAACCGCCGCCTATTTAGCTATGTTTTCGATAGTCCTGTCGGTATTGGCGCAAATAATGATACGCCTCGGATCAACCGCCTTGGTACTGGTTTTAGCTTCTCCCGTCCTCTAGGTGCAGGAACTACAGCTTCCTTAGGTTTACGCTATGAACGGGTCAGCATTACCGATAGCAATAATGCGATCGCTACTACCGACTCCTTAGGCAATCCGCTAACAACTAGTGGTACAGGACAAGATGACTTACTCTTGCTGCAATTTGCTTATGCTAACGATCAACGGGATAATCCGATTAAGCCTTCCTCTGGCTCAGTATTTCGGATTGCTACAGAGCAGTCAATTCCTGTGGGCTTAGGCTCAATTTTCTTAAATCGGGTTAGAGCTAGCTACAGTTACTTTTTCCCAGTCAAGCTGTTGAATTTCTCTGAAGGTACACAGGCTCTGGCCTTTAACATTCAAGCAGGAACTGTAATTGGGACATTGCCCCCCTATGAAGCCTTCCAGCTTGGTGGTAGTAACTCCGTCCGCGGCTGGGATGAAGGCAAAATTGGTAGTGGTCGCAGCTTCGGCATCTTTTCCGCAGAATATCGCTTCCCCGTCTTTAATATCGTCGGTGGGGTACTGTTCTTTGACTATGGAACTGACTTAGGCTCTGCTTCCGCCGTCCCAGGAAACCCAGCAGGTGCAAGAAATAAACCTGGTAGCGGTGCTGGTTATGGTATTGGGGTGCGGGTACAATCACCTCTTGGTGCAATTCGCGTAGACTACGGCTTATCTTCTAATGGGGGAACCCAATTTAGCTTTGGTCTAGGAGAAAAATTCTAG
- the lpxC gene encoding UDP-3-O-acyl-N-acetylglucosamine deacetylase, translating into MLYQQTIAAPFSLSGVGLHSGEQVSVTVKPAPIDAGRYFIYGGAKIPADTSVVKASQLSTELRHNGTGVRTVEHLLSALFGMGVHNACIEMSSAELPILDGSALPWVEAIAQVGIETQVEGDRLVPLAETVTVAKGDSFVTAIPADTLRFTYGVEYPSKAIGEQWFSWAPTITEFSEKFATEIAPARTFTLAAFIDQARAAGLIKGGSLDNAIVCDSDRWLNPPLRFENEPCRHKLLDLIGDISLLGFLPRAHILAYKASHNLHAEFALAIAKQQVSAT; encoded by the coding sequence ATGCTTTATCAACAGACGATCGCTGCCCCATTTTCGTTATCGGGGGTTGGTCTGCATAGTGGTGAGCAGGTTTCTGTCACCGTGAAGCCTGCCCCCATTGATGCAGGTCGCTATTTTATCTATGGTGGAGCCAAGATTCCTGCGGATACCTCCGTTGTAAAAGCCTCGCAGCTATCGACGGAGTTACGGCACAATGGTACAGGTGTTCGCACGGTTGAGCATTTACTTTCGGCATTATTTGGGATGGGTGTGCACAATGCCTGTATTGAAATGTCTAGCGCAGAGTTACCTATTCTGGACGGCTCCGCTTTACCTTGGGTAGAGGCGATCGCCCAAGTTGGCATTGAAACACAGGTCGAAGGCGATCGCCTAGTCCCTCTAGCTGAAACCGTCACAGTTGCCAAGGGTGACAGCTTTGTGACAGCAATTCCTGCGGATACCTTACGCTTTACCTATGGGGTTGAGTATCCGAGCAAGGCAATTGGTGAGCAATGGTTTAGCTGGGCCCCAACGATCACCGAATTTAGCGAAAAATTTGCGACGGAAATTGCTCCTGCCCGAACTTTTACGCTAGCTGCCTTTATTGACCAAGCGCGAGCCGCAGGACTCATCAAGGGTGGTAGTCTGGACAATGCGATCGTTTGTGATAGTGATCGCTGGCTCAATCCGCCCCTGCGTTTTGAGAATGAACCCTGTCGGCATAAACTTTTAGATCTCATTGGTGACATAAGCTTGCTAGGATTTTTACCTAGGGCGCATATTCTTGCCTACAAAGCGAGTCATAACCTTCATGCTGAATTTGCGCTAGCGATCGCTAAGCAGCAAGTCTCTGCAACATAG
- the fabZ gene encoding 3-hydroxyacyl-ACP dehydratase FabZ: MSTVTEETTIVTSEPNADSDDSAPSQILMIEDIQKLLPHRYPFLLVDRIIDFVPNKSATGIKNVTFNEPFFQGHFPNRPIMPGVLIVEAMAQVGGIVLRHLPGMENQLSLFAGIDKVRFRRPVVPGDRLTITTELLVARKRFGKMQARAEVDGQLACEGELMFSLVEL; the protein is encoded by the coding sequence ATGTCAACTGTGACCGAAGAAACTACGATAGTAACCTCTGAACCTAACGCTGATAGTGACGATAGCGCACCTAGTCAAATTTTGATGATCGAAGATATTCAGAAATTGCTACCACACCGCTATCCATTTCTGTTAGTTGATCGCATTATTGATTTTGTTCCTAACAAATCCGCCACAGGTATTAAAAATGTCACCTTTAACGAACCCTTCTTTCAAGGACATTTTCCTAATCGTCCGATTATGCCTGGGGTATTAATCGTAGAAGCAATGGCACAGGTAGGCGGCATTGTTTTGAGGCATTTACCAGGGATGGAGAATCAACTATCGCTATTTGCAGGTATTGATAAAGTCCGCTTTCGTCGCCCCGTTGTCCCCGGCGATCGCCTAACAATTACCACCGAACTGCTCGTTGCACGCAAACGCTTTGGTAAGATGCAGGCACGTGCCGAAGTCGATGGTCAGCTCGCCTGTGAAGGTGAATTGATGTTTTCCCTAGTTGAACTCTAA
- the lpxA gene encoding acyl-ACP--UDP-N-acetylglucosamine O-acyltransferase — protein MPVSHAPVSEFIHPTAIVHPDAQLHPTVKVGAYAVIGEQVKIGAHTVIGHHAIVEGRTEIGDRNQIYPGAAIGLDSQDLKYLGADSLVKIGNDNRIREYVTINRANEADEVTAIGNGNLLMAYVHVGHNCEIEDRVIIANAVALAGHVHIESHARISGVLGVHQFVRIGRLAMVGGMSRIERDVPPYTLVEGNPSRVRTLNRVGIDRAGLDAETQQLLKSAFRLLYHQDLTLVEALEKLATLAEDNSHVQHLRQFLQDSTTLSSRRGPIPSRV, from the coding sequence ATGCCTGTGTCTCATGCGCCTGTGTCTGAATTTATTCACCCGACAGCCATAGTGCATCCTGATGCCCAACTCCATCCGACCGTCAAAGTTGGAGCTTATGCCGTCATCGGTGAGCAGGTGAAAATTGGCGCTCATACTGTCATTGGACATCATGCCATTGTCGAAGGACGTACTGAAATTGGCGATCGCAACCAAATTTACCCTGGGGCAGCGATCGGACTAGACTCTCAAGATTTGAAATATTTGGGAGCCGATAGTCTTGTCAAAATCGGTAACGATAACCGTATTCGTGAATATGTAACGATTAATCGTGCTAATGAAGCTGACGAAGTTACCGCTATTGGTAATGGCAATTTGCTGATGGCATATGTTCATGTGGGGCATAACTGCGAAATCGAGGATCGCGTTATTATCGCTAATGCTGTCGCTTTAGCAGGACATGTCCATATCGAATCCCATGCCCGAATTAGTGGTGTTTTAGGCGTGCATCAATTTGTCCGCATTGGTCGTCTCGCCATGGTAGGTGGTATGAGTCGGATTGAGCGTGATGTTCCTCCCTATACTTTGGTGGAGGGCAATCCATCGCGTGTACGCACCCTCAATCGTGTAGGCATCGATCGCGCAGGTCTAGACGCAGAAACTCAGCAGTTGCTTAAGAGTGCATTTCGATTGCTCTATCATCAAGACCTCACCCTCGTTGAAGCTCTCGAAAAACTAGCGACCTTAGCCGAGGATAATTCCCATGTGCAACATTTGCGCCAATTCCTGCAAGATTCCACAACTCTATCTTCGCGGCGTGGTCCAATCCCTAGTCGAGTTTAA
- a CDS encoding Mo-dependent nitrogenase C-terminal domain-containing protein, with protein MSSINSTGFGGENPYLGSSQSQSTFDLLKPLRKKLDSFEIQKSKTAHLIAKLIPAQCPFERTVKFFGHTLIHIPPLCKLNPLYEELVYLRFRALCFLADRCGEDISAYC; from the coding sequence ATGTCAAGTATTAATAGCACTGGATTTGGCGGGGAAAACCCATATCTCGGAAGTTCTCAATCTCAATCAACCTTCGATCTACTCAAACCCTTACGCAAAAAGCTGGATAGCTTTGAAATTCAGAAATCAAAGACAGCCCATCTCATTGCCAAACTTATCCCTGCACAATGTCCATTTGAGCGAACCGTTAAATTTTTTGGACATACTTTGATACATATTCCTCCCCTCTGTAAACTCAATCCCCTTTATGAAGAGTTGGTCTATCTGCGATTCCGCGCTCTTTGCTTTTTAGCCGATCGCTGCGGTGAAGACATTAGCGCATATTGTTAA
- a CDS encoding tetratricopeptide repeat protein — translation MFRKVQWAWRSLIAVMVTGLIIITAIALQPSNAIAIAPLPDPYLTTGKLGEGEKVFSAYLQANPKDDKIRFGLGVIQLMRGTERLMQSLYGYGMNQFPLGSIPFVRLPIPPNPKPQTITYDGLQQVFQTWIDDLSKVRSTLEPIQDQNLKLALRLGLIRLDFDGDGKADEDEMLWQVFNAVTGARVTEQQAQQFLIAFDLGDALWLQGYTHVLGAIAEFLRAYDSRELFAACAHLFFQNVDTPHKFLLTSRRKSPEDYSNDFEFFDLISAIHLAKFPLVEPQRMTTILNHMKSLLRLSRESWKSILAETDNDREWLPNPKQKSVIPDVRITDDMIKSWSKSLDESALVVEGKKNLPFWRDSKLTLDFARIFTEPRAFDLVSWVQGTAATPYLEKGTVTDMRVWNEMLNAFGSNLFNFVVWFN, via the coding sequence ATGTTCAGAAAAGTACAGTGGGCATGGAGATCGCTAATCGCTGTTATGGTCACTGGTTTAATCATCATTACCGCGATCGCCTTACAACCCAGTAACGCGATCGCGATCGCGCCATTGCCCGATCCTTACCTGACCACGGGGAAACTGGGAGAAGGAGAAAAAGTTTTTAGTGCCTATTTGCAAGCTAATCCTAAGGATGACAAAATCCGTTTTGGATTAGGCGTAATCCAATTAATGCGTGGTACAGAAAGGCTGATGCAATCGCTCTATGGCTATGGCATGAATCAATTTCCCTTGGGTTCAATTCCATTTGTGCGTCTACCCATCCCCCCAAATCCCAAACCACAAACAATTACCTATGACGGATTACAGCAGGTATTTCAAACATGGATTGATGACCTCTCTAAGGTTCGGAGTACCCTTGAGCCAATTCAGGATCAAAACCTAAAGTTAGCTCTGCGATTAGGGTTAATTCGTTTAGATTTTGATGGCGATGGTAAGGCTGATGAAGATGAAATGCTGTGGCAAGTTTTTAATGCCGTCACAGGGGCAAGAGTAACTGAGCAACAAGCACAGCAATTTTTAATCGCCTTTGACCTTGGTGATGCGCTATGGTTACAGGGCTACACCCATGTTTTAGGTGCGATCGCTGAGTTTTTGCGTGCCTATGATAGCCGTGAGTTATTTGCTGCCTGCGCTCACCTATTCTTCCAAAATGTGGATACTCCACACAAGTTTTTGCTAACTAGTCGCCGCAAATCTCCTGAAGATTATAGTAATGACTTTGAATTTTTTGATTTGATTTCTGCAATTCATCTGGCTAAGTTTCCACTAGTAGAACCACAGAGGATGACGACGATTCTCAATCATATGAAATCATTACTTAGACTCAGCCGTGAGTCATGGAAATCAATCCTTGCCGAAACCGATAATGATCGTGAATGGCTTCCTAATCCTAAACAAAAATCTGTTATTCCTGATGTTCGCATTACCGATGACATGATCAAATCTTGGTCTAAATCCCTTGATGAATCAGCCTTAGTTGTAGAAGGCAAAAAGAATCTCCCATTTTGGCGGGATTCCAAACTAACTCTTGATTTTGCAAGAATTTTTACTGAGCCTCGCGCTTTTGATCTAGTGTCATGGGTTCAAGGTACTGCGGCAACTCCCTATCTTGAGAAGGGAACAGTAACCGATATGCGCGTATGGAACGAGATGCTCAATGCCTTTGGTAGCAATCTCTTTAACTTTGTGGTTTGGTTCAATTAA
- a CDS encoding NINE protein, with the protein MKTRTGAILWCFFLGWAGAHKFYLGQSGWGIAYLLFCWTGIPSFAAFIEFIMLLVMSDAEFDRKFNGGTPQATASVRDSTAALSDLKRLYDDGVITAEEYEEKRKKLLKNI; encoded by the coding sequence ATGAAAACTCGAACTGGTGCAATTCTTTGGTGTTTCTTTTTAGGATGGGCTGGAGCACATAAGTTTTACCTTGGTCAAAGTGGCTGGGGAATCGCTTATCTTCTGTTTTGTTGGACAGGGATTCCATCATTCGCCGCATTTATTGAGTTCATCATGTTACTGGTGATGTCTGACGCTGAATTTGACCGTAAATTTAATGGTGGTACACCTCAAGCTACTGCATCAGTTCGAGACTCTACCGCAGCACTTAGCGATCTGAAAAGACTCTATGATGATGGCGTGATTACAGCCGAAGAATATGAGGAAAAGCGGAAAAAGCTACTCAAAAATATTTAA
- a CDS encoding helix-hairpin-helix domain-containing protein, whose translation MSQPAWFDQTPQWVWWSCVPVLGGGAIAYAGVKSGSNIWIGVGAGFVAGAIVISSIPILSNLTTILWIAQIATAFALKRDYLAKIYPKDLALPEDPKLFAAIAANRPKVDINTCSKNELVNTLGLPIVYANDIESLRNEGHIFTSIEELHDIIEIPNATLKKIEPMIVFSYDYRQESGYSWKRINSMSADDLIGLGIEANAAKAIAEERQRRGEFKSIMDIKKRTGIPFSAYRHLT comes from the coding sequence ATGTCTCAACCTGCATGGTTTGATCAAACACCACAATGGGTTTGGTGGTCTTGTGTACCAGTATTAGGTGGTGGTGCGATCGCCTATGCTGGCGTAAAGTCTGGCTCAAATATTTGGATTGGTGTTGGTGCTGGCTTTGTTGCTGGAGCAATTGTGATCTCCTCAATACCAATTCTCTCTAACTTGACAACAATTCTCTGGATTGCCCAAATCGCCACAGCGTTTGCACTAAAGCGAGATTATCTAGCTAAAATCTACCCCAAGGATTTAGCATTACCTGAAGATCCGAAACTCTTTGCTGCGATCGCGGCAAATCGCCCCAAAGTTGACATTAATACCTGCTCCAAGAACGAATTGGTAAATACTTTAGGATTGCCAATTGTCTACGCCAATGATATTGAATCCCTACGCAATGAGGGGCATATTTTCACCAGCATTGAAGAACTTCATGACATTATAGAAATCCCCAACGCTACGCTCAAAAAAATCGAGCCAATGATCGTATTTAGCTATGACTATCGCCAAGAGTCAGGCTATTCATGGAAGCGAATCAATTCCATGTCCGCCGATGATCTGATTGGCTTAGGCATAGAAGCAAATGCAGCAAAAGCGATCGCTGAAGAACGTCAACGTCGTGGCGAATTCAAATCAATCATGGATATCAAAAAACGAACTGGCATTCCCTTTAGCGCCTATCGTCATCTCACCTAA